GATGATGCTTATCCAACTATTGGCGTACAACCTTTTACAGGTGATCCTTATAATGAACGTACATCTGGCAATTGGTAGATGTTACTACTTTAGTAACAGCAATAAATGAGATTTTAGGTACTGACTAATTAAAAAAGTATCCAACCAAGGTTGTAAGGTGTGTTATGGCGACGGCGTAACGCACCTATTTGTCTTTTAGGGTTGACGTTATAACGTACCCTTAGATAATTTATTTTATGTTAGTCCCTTATGAAGGGACTAACATAAAGTGAATTCGACAAACCTCTCCCTGCCTTGAACAAAAGTTCAAGTCTGTCCCTCTCCGACTCGGAGAGGGACAGTTTTGCGTAGTAAAAGCTCTTTGAGGTCTTTTGATTGGGCTAATTAAGCAGACATCGAACTCACATTAATATAAAGGCGTGAGGAAAAACCTCACGCCTTTTTGTTTAAGAATTTTGATATGGTAGATGTCTAAAAAGAGTAGAGCTTAAGGGTTAGTAGACTTCTCAAAGATAGCTTTTTGTTGCAACCAATCCTGACCTATTTGAATACTGATATCCGAGCTAATATTGCCAGTACTTTCCACTCGCACTTCCCCAAATCCTAAAGTGTCGCGAATTGATTGGGCGCTGTTACCATCTCCTTGCTGAGCGACAATGTGAGTTACTTCTAAAGGCTCACCCCAAGGCTTAGATACATAAACATTGCGATATCCAGCTTTTTCTAAAGCTCTAATCAATGGTCGGATATTAGAGCGATCGCCACCCGTGCTATCTTGAATTGCTACTCGTAAAGAACTTGGATCACTCAACTGCTCCTGCTGTGCTTCTTGAGATTCTAAGCCAAAGTGCTGAGTCATCAACTTTGCAATAGCATTTTGATTTGGTAACCAATAGCTAGCATCAAATTCACGCTTCTCGCTAAAGCGTCCAGGAAGCATTAACATCTGCATATTAGAGCGGTTTGTTCGCATTCCAAAACCTACTAATGCCACTAACTCTTCAACTGTCAAGTTGGTATCAATGTGTTCTTTAACTACGTCAAGTACTTTCGGCAATTGAGCAACAGTAGCTGGGTTGAGCGTTTGATCCATCAAAGCACGCATCACCATTTGCTGCCGTTGAATCCGACCAATATCTCCTAATTCGTCATGGCGAAAACGCAGTAATTGCAGTACTTGATCACCGTTGAGATGTTGCTTACCCGCCTTCAAATTGATATATAGATGCTGCGAATCATCTTGATACTTCATATCTTTGGGAACGTACACTGTCACCCCACCCAAAGCATCAATCAGCTTGGCAACTCCTAGAACGTTAATTCGCACATAGCGATCAATTCCCACACCGCCTAAGAGATTACTGACGGTTTTGGCAGTTAAAGCGGGGCCGCCATCAACATTGGCAGCATTAATTTTTTTTACCCCATACCCTTCTATTTCTGTACGGGTATCTCTGGGAACAGAGAGCATAACTACCTTTTTCGTGTCTGGGTCAAATTTGACCAAGAGCATCACATCTGAAAGACCATCAAAGGAGTTTAACTGAGGCAGATATCGAAGATTTTTGCTTTCGACGGGAGGGTTTTGGACATCTGGTGGAAGTACACTCATCCCCATAATTAAGAGATTCACAGGGCGAGTTAATTGGGAAAATCGCAGTCCACCACCAGAGATGCGATCGCCATCAAATACCGCCTCTTCTTGTGGGCTGAGTTGGGCTTGTTGCAAAGGCGTACTAGTTAAAGACACAGCTAATAAAGCCCCTGCTGTTGCAGACACCATTGCAATACCGCTCATACCCACCCAAAACCACAGCCAACGTCCGGATTTCGAGTTCTGGGAAATTCTTTTGCCAGGCTTGGAGGCCTTTCCAGACTGATTTTCTTCCGCCGAACTTCTTTGAATGGTCACAGACTTCCTCACACTTACTTAATCAATCTCGGTAATTTTGTAAACTAATAAATATGCAGACAAATCAATTCATAATAGTTAACTCTTTATTATCAGTGCTAACATTTTCATTTTTGTTTCAACCACAACACTTATAGCAGCATTTTTCCATTTTTTGGGCAAACCGAGAAATGTTTTCTTGAAGTATGGCAATAATAAACCGGATTTGACCAGATGTGTGGAGGAAATAAAATGAAATTTCTTCAAAGATAAGTAAATATACTGTTAACCTGTCCCTCAAAAAATTAAGATAAGTATTTACCTAGAACTCGTTCAGCAAAACTGCTAAATCCTGGTAAGCGCTTAGAATTGCCCTTTAGCAAGCGAAAAATCAACCAAAGACTTACCAAAAAGTAACCAGAGGTGAGAAAACCATTGAGTATGAATAGACGCAGTGCGAAAAAATCTGAGGTTGCTGCTCCGGTTGCTAACAGCAGGTAACCTAAAAGCCAAGTTAATGCCAAAGTAATAGACAGACGACTAATGGCAAATTGTTCCCGGCTTCCCTGACGGCGATAAAGAGTCCACAAAGATGGGAAAAAGCCGAAGACTGGAATTAAGTGCAAAAGCAACTGTGTTTTAGGGATTGGGGATTGAGAAGAAGCAGGGGAGCAGGGAGCAGGGAGCAGAGGAGAGGGAATTACTTCCCCCTGCCCCCTGCTCTCTTCCCCTCTGCCTTTTAAAAGTCCCCAGTCCCCGTTCTCTTTTGGTTCAATATTTTCCATTTGGATGAGTTTAACTCCTAAACTAGAAGGATGAATGAGACTAATGTAATTAGAGATAATAAGCTGTAGAGAAAGATTTAATTTAGTTTTATCCCGCAATCAGCTTAAAAATGCAGACACGCAAGCTACTCAACTGGTGGCAAACACTCGCACCAATAGCGCGAATCGGAGCGATCGCACTATTTGCTCCGCTGCTAGTTCTCAATAGTTGGGCAATCTCGACAATTTTCAATTATTTCCACTCCCTAATAGTCATTTTAGTCGGAGCCTCGGTGCTGGCATTTCTGCTTAACTACCCTGTAAGCTGGATGGAGCATCACGGTGCTAGGCGAGAGCAAGTTGCTATCCTAGTATTTTTATTGGCTTTATCGATTTTATTAGCGTTAGGTGTCACTCTTTTCCCGCTAGCCCTCACCCAAGCTCAACAACTAGTGGCTCGCTTACCGGAGTTAATTGACTCTGGACGTTCTCAGTTAATGTTGTTAAACGAGAAAGCAGAACTTTTCGGCATCCCAATTAACCTGGATGCCTTAGTTGTACAAATTAATGATCGCGTCAAAGGACAATTGCAGGCGATCGCTGGACAAGTTTTGAATCTGGCTGTAGTCACATTCACTAGCCTGCTTGATATTCTCTTGACGATGGTTTTGACTTTCTATCTTTTACAGCATGGGGGTGAACTCTGGCAGAGTTTAGTGGAATGGCTGCCCTCGAAATTTCGCGATCCGTTCTCCCGAACGGTACGCCTGAGCTTTCAAAATTTCTTCATCACCCAGCTGATTTTATCTACTTGTATGGCATCAGCCTTGATTCCTACATTTTTGTGGCTGAAAGTGCCATTTGGTTTACTATTTGGCTTAACTATTGGAGTTATGGCTCTCGTTCCCTTTGGCGGTTCTGTAGGCATTGCTCTGACTACGCTGTTGGTGGCACTACAAGACTTTTCAATGGGAGTGAGGGTTTTAATCGCAGCAGTAATTGTACAGCAAATTCTCGAAAATTTAATTGCTCCCCGCATTCTAGGAAGTTTTACTGGTTTAAACCCTGTTTGGATATTAATTTCAGTCTTAACAGGAGCCAGAATTGGCGGACTTTTGGGTGTGATTGTGGCAGTACCCACAGCTGTTGTGATTAAGACTGCTTTAAGCGCTCTGCGTCCCAAGGTACTAAGTAACGATACGGACGACAGCCCTACTGGAGAGATAACTACCTCAGTTGCAACAAGTGAATCTCCAAAAGCTGATAGTAAAACTTCTCTGAGTGTCTCAGAGGCAACATTACCCTAGATTCCAAAATTCAAAATCAAACAAATTTGACTTTTAACTTGATTACTCTGGCTCGACAATTGAACCCATAAACAAAATGTTCTCTGTCTGATTATCCCTAATCGCACAGAAAAAGGGACGGTCAACAATCATTTTGAATGATTTTGGTTGCGGTCTAAACGAAACTGCCTCAATTCCCACAGAGGTAGCCGCTGCGGCTTCGGTTCCTTCTTCATTCACCTCGACAAAAGTTTTATGTTTAACTTGGCTAATGGCAAAATTTTTACCCATACTGGAGAAGTTGGCTTTACTGCTAAAAGCCTCTTCCATCCCTAAAGCTTTCAGGAATCGTTCAGTGTAACATCGTAATCTGTTTTGAACCGAGGCAAGCGAATAAATCCTTCCTGTTTGCTGAACTGAGTCATCCATTTTTCCCAGTTTTCAGTATTCAAGTTTTGATAAAAGCTCTTGAGATTGGAGTTTTGTTTGGGAAGGAAGATATAAAAACTCAATTTACCATCTTTCCCATAAGGTAAACTAACTGCCTGAAATTGTTCGTTTTCATAATATCTGTATTCACCCTTTTGCGACATCATTGGGTGTTGTTTTTGTTTAGCTGATGTCAAGTAAAATGGGTATTCAGCAGTTTGGTTTTTATTAAATTCGTTGCTCCATTTCCCTTTAAAATATATAACATTAATTAGAAATAATACCTCGTCTGGTTTAATTGTTTCAACTATCTTGTTGATTTTGCCCCCTGTATTCTCATTTACCCAGTTATTGATATTACTGGGGGCTGCGGCATCTTTAAAGTTTAGTTTGGTTACCTTGGCTTTATAGAAGTTTTCAGTTTTCTGGATAAAGTCTAGCTGAAAGCTATTATCTTGATTTGCCCAAAGTGAGTTAGCAATAGTTAGCTGTACTTGCGGATCTGGACTTTTAAGTAGCTCCTTTAGTGCTGCATAAGAAGAGTTGATTTCTGGCAGATTCATCCCCTGAAACTCTAGGGTTTTGGCCATTGCTTGTTGAGTCGAACCGCTAGCGCCATTGTAGGTTATAGCAAGTGCGATCGCTACACTTGAAGGTGAGATAAAAATATTCTTCTCACTACTATCTTTTTTCAGAATTTCTGAAAATCATTTGAACCCAAATTTATTATTAGCATCAACTATTTTTGTATTAGGGTTGACTGTTTTTTTGCAATGGAGATTCTGGCTGAGGTAGATCAGATTGAGCAAGCGCACTTGTACTGTTATTAACCTGAGAACAACCCAATACACCTAATAGCACCACACTCGCAGCCGCTAGAACGTAACGTCTTCCCAAGCTAACGCCGTAACGTCTTTGCAGGAAATTTTCTTTCACACCACTAAATTTCTGCTGAATCATCCTGTTACCTCTATTGCCAAAGATTTTTAATCTGTCTTTCAAAATTGATGCTGTTACTCGTGCATCAATTGTTAACTATTGCATTTGCTAGGACTTAAAGAGGGGACTGTTACAGTTTCTGAAACAGTAGCTAAGTAGTGGGTAGTAATTAAAAATCTCTTTGTTCTTACGGTGAAAACCTATGGTGTAATATCCGCCATTGACAACTGAATTGAGTTGAAATTGGAAGCGGCAATTCCGCTTCCAATCTAGTTTTTAAAAGTTTACCAACCAAGAATTCAGTATGGATGGGAGTGCTACTGGTGGATGAATCATGATTGAAAGCCTCCAATTAAAATTGGGGAGAAGAAAAATTTTTGATTTACTCAACCCCCTGAATTTATTTGTGAGGTTATTTTGAATTCTGACTTGTGAGTACTCGATTCTTCTCAAAGCACAACAATTTTCAGTCTTAATTGGATGATTTTAGACAAATCTAGATTAAGGTGCAGCCCACCAAGCTAAAGCATAGGGTTGAGTGGCTTCGTTAACTTTTTGGCGAAACTGGACGCGGATTTTGTAATTGCCTGTAGCAGGAACGGGGCAGAAAATATGTTCCACACTATCGATTGGACTGATTGAAGAACAAACAGTACCAGCATCAGTATTTTGAGCATCAGCTTTTACTAAGTAGAGGTCAAGGTTATTCAAACCGCGATCGCGAAAACTCTCTCCCACGTCATACTGCTGGTTTTTGTTATTATCATTTAGCTCTACCAAACGATCCCAAGCCAAGGTAATGGCAACAAAACTGTTTTGCTTTAACGGTTTTGCCAATGCATATTCAACAGACACCCCAGCATTTACTGTGCGATAATCCCAGCCAATGGCGGGTACAGTAGTTGATGGCTGCCATTCACCAGCACTAAATTGCTGATAAGCACGAAACGCATTCAAGTGTCCCGCTCCCATTTGGGCATCTAAGGGAATTGTCGGATCTTTATAAGCATCAGAAGCCAGCCAGTCTTGATTTTGTTTATCAATGAGCGTCCGGCTCATTCCCAGGCGTAAGCCATCGCCGCTATCTTGAATTTTGTCTGCTGAATTGAGTAATACAGCTTTCATAACTTGATGACGTCGACCGTCGGTACTCCAGTTAGGTTGTTTTATCCGGCTTTGTCGGTCACTAAATTCCTGCAATAAAGCAACAGTAGCTGTAACGTGAGGCGTGGCAAAACTTGTACCTGTGGCTTTATTCAATTTGCCATCTGGGTTGAGCAAAGGAATGTTACTACCTGGTGCTACTAAACTAATTGCGCGACGTCCACCAAGATTAAACTCCCTTCCAGCCAAACGCCCGCTCACCCCCTGATTAGCACCAGCCAGATTAGAAACGTCTACTTTATTAAAAATCCCCCCTCTCCGGGATGAAAAAGCCACGTTGACTCCATTAAAATTATCTGTAGGTATTGGAATACCACCTTTACCCTGGTTACCAGCGATCGCATACAGAACATCATGAGCGCGACTAGACCAGTCAATACATAATGTTAGTAAAGCATTGCCGTCTAAAGCAGCCTCCGGTCGTGGGTCGCGGCTTAAAGGTTCACCAAAGCTGAAGTTAATAGCACGAACATCACCACTATTTTGTAGAGCTATGTGCTGGGCTGATAAACACTCTTCTGGCTGACCCATGTTTTTAGTAGAACCCACCGCAGATGAATACAATCGCGCTCCTGGGGCAACTCCTGGCAAGGCTTTGTCTTGACTCACCATCACCCCGGCGACATTATAGGCGTGGGGGTCAACACCGTTATTTGACTTAGCTGGGCCATTACGTAAGAACACAGCTGCTAGGGATATGGCGCGGTTTTTGGACACCGCTTTATCCCAACCAAACATCCCCGGACGCCCAATTTCTACTTGACCAATAGCAATCTTACGACCGATTAAATTATATGGAGGTTTGTGTAGCTTAAGAGCATCAATGCCATTTGTTCCCAGGGAAGATTCTAAGGCTGACGCAATTACTGGCGCACTTAGGCAGGAAGCACTCAATCCCAAAATTATCCAGGTTAGTTTTTTGCCCATTGTTTAGTTGTTAGTTATTAGTTAATCAATTGTCAGTAGAATTCTCTTCTGCTTCTTAGCTGCTGAACATTTCTTTTGCTTGCTGAACAAGCTGGGATCAAAGTTATCAGCGCTAGCTCAATCTTTTGTTAAAATGCTTACAGACAAGGACGCTCAAAAACCTACCAGCCATGACCCAAAACCTATCTCAAAAGCCCATTGTAATTTCTCCATCTATCCTATCAGCCGATTTTAGTCGTCTAGGAGACGAAATTCGCGCCGTAGACGCAGCAGGAGCAGATTGGATACACGTTGATGTTATGGACGGTCGCTTTGTACCTAATATTACGATAGGCCCGCTGATAGTGGAGGCAATTCGTCCGGTTACGACTAAGCCACTGGATGTCCACTTGATGATTGTGGAGCCAGAAAAGTATGTAGAGGGATTTGCTAAGGCGGGTGCTGATATTATCTCCGTACACGCTGAGCATAATGCTTCGCCACATCTGCACCGCACTTTGGGTCAAATCAAAGAACTTGGTAAGAAAGCCGGAGTAGTACTTAATCCTGGTACTCCTCTAGAACTAATTGAATATGTTTTGGATCTGTGCGATTTAGTGTTGATTATGAGCGTCAACCCTGGTTTCGGCGGTCAAAGCTTTATTCCTGGTGTATTACCTAAAATTCGCAAGCTGCGCCAAATGTGCGATGAACGTGGTCTTGACCCCTGGATTGAAGTGGATGGGGGACTCAAGGCAAATAATACTTGGCAAGTTTTGGAAGCGGGAGCTAATGCGATCGTTGCTGGTTCAGCTGTGTTTAATGCTAAAGATTATGCTGAAGCTATTACAAACATTCGCAACAGCAAGCGTCCTGCCCCAGAACTGGCAAAAGTTTAAATTGGGTGATTGAGATTTTGAATTAAATTAATCAGAAACTACAAAAAAGTAGGTTGGTTATTTGTCAAACCTACTTTTTTTATAAATAAAATATAAATACAGCGGATTTCAAGTTGATGAAGTACACAATATGGGTCTCAAAGTCAGGTATAAAGCCTGTTTTCATTCTGAATTATGCTGTATATTGTGTTGACACCAAATAGCAAAAAACCCAATTTCTGCAAAGAAATGGGTTTACAAAACTCCAGATAATACTTAAACGTCTCTACTTACTCATTCTTGCCCATTGAGTTCCCTTCCAAAGACTGAAGAACAAAGCTCCAGAAACCAAAGCTCCTAAATTCCATTTCACAGAACTCTTGATCAAGTTCAGCTTCTGAGAAGACTGAGTGTTTTGTGCTTGATTTTTAATTTGTATCTTAGCTTTAGAAAGTTCTAACAAAATTTGACTTTTTATTTCTTCAGGTCTTTTGCCTTCTACAGTTCTACCTTGGCTTCTCAAAAAATTATTTATTTGTTCAGGTGTGGCTGCACTCAGCCGCTTTTCGACTTGTTCTGCTTGAGATATTTGTTGCTTAGATGCATTAGTGATTTGAGTAGCACTCTGATTGCTGAGACGAACAGTATTACCAATTGCCAAAGGAATTAGCAATAAAAAAAGTACTGCTATTACTATAGTTAACCAAGATAATAGCTTCACGATTAAGAATTCCCATTTGGTTCGTGAATGCATTTCTCCAAAGAAAACAAATACCAACCCAATTAAAGGCACAGGTACCCGTTCAACTATTGCCCCAAAAGTTTGAAATTCCCAGGCAGGATTCATAAAATTTGGTGGGACAAACATCTCAACAATGTCGAAAAGCGCTAACAGTAAGAGACCGTAGCCAAGTATTCGTAAAATGGCAATAGAGCCTATTTGGGTGAAGGCAAACTCTTGTAATTCTTGTACTAAAGGAATGAATTTTTCACTATTCGATTTAGTCATGTTTTTAGCAAAATAGAAAAAAGATGGAGATGTTGATTGACATGAATTTCAATCTTTTAAACTCAAAGTTGACGCTAGTTATAGATACTTATATTTGATTAATGAAAACAAGAGTTTTATGAAAAATTATCACTATACACAATACATTTGCAACAAAAGTTTTAAACAATTACCTTCCTACAAACATTATTAGCCTAAAAAAAAGATTCTCTGAAAGCAGAGAGCTGAGAAGGATATGAACCAACGCTATAGCTAGGGTGTTCATAGTCTTTAAAAAGTGAGTCTGCTTTGGGTTTTTGTGTAGTTTTCGTCAGCAATATCTTTACCAAAACAAATAGCACACAACCCAGTGTTAAAGCTAAAAACAATATCCGCAATTGTTTCCATTGAGACATCTTTTTTAAGACTCCGCATTACCCTGTTTTTTACCTTCCTCTTGCTTGAGCAAAAAAAAGTAGAATAATCCCAATATCAACACTGCAATCATCCCAAATAGCCGAGAACCATCCCCCTGGTGCCAATAATCGAACGATTGCTGTTTCGTTACAATAACAGCAAGCAGGGCAACTCGTATACCATTGACTATAAATGCTATCAGTACAGCCCCAATTGGCACAACAATTCTCTTTTTTCGCTCTAGAGGAAACATTAGCAAAGCAATCACTGATAGTCCTAACAAATGGCTAATTAATTCTACCCCAGAACAGCCAGAATAAACTTTGATGCTTCCTGTTGGCAAATTTATATAAATACTTTGTTGAAGAGATACGTCAAAACCTGAATACCAAAGGAGTAACGTTGAGAATTTAGCAGTTATGGGGGAAATGTCAGTTAAAGATGTTAAAACTAGCTTTGGAACACCAAGAAAAAACAAGATAGTTAGTTCTTGCCAATATTGCTTTAATCCCTTCAAACCAGAAGCAAGTAAACCTACTGCGATCGCAGAAATCAGAGGTGATAGATGGGTAAAAACTGCAATTTGCTCACCTTTGGGTAAAAATATACTTTGCCATAGTACAACAGCAATTAAGAATGCACCTAAAAAGCTAGAAAAAATTCCACTTTCTAAAGTTAATTCATCGCGTTTTTCCCCTAAGAAAGAGATGACAGCGAATAAAAACAATATACTCATACCCAGTTGAGAAATATCTCCCGATTTCCAGGTTAGAGTCACTATAATTGCAATTAAGCTTGCTGCTATTCCTAATAACCAGAATTCGCTATTTTTTAGGGTTTTAACTGGGGTAAAGTTGGTAAATTTCATGTAGATATAGCTAAACTAGTTCCTGCAAAAAGATAAAGATTTCTGGTATAGTTCCCGAATTAGTCGGATTCACCATTACTTCAAAAATTGCACATTAAAACATCTACACATTAAGTACTATTCAAACTATCACATCAGTGTATCACTGATAACAACAAGCAAGTTAGAACAAAGGGTAGAAAATTAAAAAAATCAGAAAAAAGTTGGATTAATTAGCTGTTCTTTTTTCTACTTACAAAATTTATTTACCAAGAAGATTTATAAATTTCAACTTATATTATTCTGCTTTTTTTCAAGATATTATTGATGTTTTATGTATACTCTTGACAAAAGTTTAGTAAATATTTTTACACTTTACGTAAATATAATCAAGAATTTTTACCTAAGATTAATCAAATCTTTAAAGTTATAAATACAAGAAATCTAATGTTATAGCTGGTTAAAAGCTAGATTTCATCAGAGTTTTAAACTATGGAATCGTTAAATAGCTGTATTAAATTTATGTAAAGTTTAGTTGCTTCGTAAGTGTATAAATGTTGTTTATGTAAATATTCGTGTATATAAGCAGTTTGCTTACAGATTAGCAGCAAACCCTGTTCTGATTACAGCTGCACTAACTGTGATTTACTTTTTTCTATAGCACCCTGCATCAAACAATTGGCAAATAAAAAGGTGAGCATTGCCCACCTCAAGAAACTGTTACAGACGTTATTTGGCGCGTCTATACTGAGTACTATTTGCGACCACTTAACCATTTAGCTGCGGTAATTCCGATAATGCCTGCTACTACAGGATTGCTAAGAAACTTGATAATACCTGGTTGCTCCGCTAGTACATCGTGAAAAATGTCTGGGTGGTTGTGATAAACAAAGGATGCTAATTTGCTAACATCATCAGCACTCATGCGGCTGGGGTGGTGCGTAGAAAGACCCAACTGTTGTTCTAGATGCCGATCATCTAGTCCTCTTCCCTTTAAGTGTTTGAAAAAGGCGCGTGCTACATCATCCCGTTCATTTGGTTTAATTTGAGCGATCGCTTGTTGTAATTCTGGCTCTAATTGACTGGTGGGAATCCGGTCTGGATGTAAAGACCTACTAAATAACTGCCGACGTTGATCTGTTGTTGTGCGTTGAGCAAAATCGTCGAAGTTTTGATATTCGGTTGCTGAATCGTTTTTAGAATCATCCAAGGATTCTACATCTCCCTTGGCTAAATCTTTCATAATTTCACGTCTGTACTGTTCGCTGCTTGCCATCTTACTCATCTCCTTATTCCAAAATTTCTAATCACCTATAATTTGCTAGCCCAAGCTCAAAAAAATCTTGGGAATTTTGAATTTACTCTTCGTACTTCATGGTAAACTCAGTGATTAGCTATACTTAACTTGATTAGTCTGAGTATCGTATTGAGTAGTTAAGATCAGTTGCTTGTCTGGCCCATATACCAAAACTTTTAAGTCTTGATTAGGGAAATTTTTATGAAAACCTTGAACAAGAGATTTTGCTAAGGGTCGCACTTCATTAGGACGAACTTGAGAAGAAATAACAACACCAAGTTTGTTGTTATCGCGTACATAAGCATCCTTAACTAATCCGCGAGATGTTTGCACAACCCAATTACCAAAAGTTTCCCCTGTTGGTGTGTTGCCTCGCTCTAATTCCGCGTAAGCTAAATCTCGGCCAATTGCTGGCGGGGCTGTTGTGCGGGGAGCTTGTGCCACAGCACCACCACTACAAGCGGTAGTTATCATCAGAACTAAAACTAAGACGCAAGTCGCCAATATTTTGCGACTCTGCTGAAGCAGAACCATTTTTTCGCCTCCAAAAAATAATTGTAAGAATAGATAGAATAGCTTATTTGCTTAAAACAGCTGAATTTCTAATTTTTGCTTTTTTAAAAGCAAGTTTATTTAAATATTTGAAAGTTGTTCGTGGATATTCAGACGTGATTAATTACGTCTCTACTTATGCTAATAAAGCTAATCCCCTATTCTTCTACCTTGAGGGAAAATTATAGGGGCATAGCTAGTGGTTTTTAATCACCTGATGTTTTGCAGAAATTGGATGCGACCCTGCTATTTTCTGGTAGTTTCTGCAAAACAGTATGATTTTTAGTCAATCTTTTTCTTCACGTTATCTTTTACGTCTTCAATACCGTGACGTACTTCGCTTTCAGCTTGTTTTGCTTTACCTTCGGTTTTATCTTCTGGATCTCCAGTCACATTTCCTAGCGCTTCTTGTGCTTTACCTTCAACATTTTTAGCAGCAGCTTTTGCGCGATCTTCAATACTCATTTTGTACTCCTAATTTTGTAGAAAGTTATTTTCAAAGTTTTAAATTCACTTTGAAATTCTTTGTTATTACATTTACAGACTAACTTAAATTTTTTACTGAAGCCTTCCGCCGGGAGACATATTAAATAATTAAAAATAAAGAAATACAATCGCAGTAAGCATCCTAGCTATTGATAGCAGATAATTTAAAGCAATAGTAGTTTAGTTACCTATACAAAAAGATAGATAACAAGAGTAAGTAAGCTATTTTATTGCAATAAAGATGAGACAAGTAATTTTTATGAAAAAATGAAATTTGCAAAACGTTATTAATCGGATCTCTCTCTACATTTGAAGTTTCAACTAAAAAACCCAGCTTCATTACGAAACTGGGTTTTTTAGTTATGGGGATAATTTCGTGGTCTAATCGAGAAAACCCATCAAACCTTCATAATCATCAATAAAATTTGATGCCACTGGACGGTTACCCATCACAGAATAGTTTTCAGAAATAACTAGTGAACTTGAGGAAATTGGACGATCACCAGATGAGTGCATAGTGCCAACTATGTG
This region of Nostoc sp. UHCC 0302 genomic DNA includes:
- a CDS encoding nicotinate phosphoribosyltransferase — protein: MAIYKMLASMTQYISEAFMRIFGPTDDAYPTIGVQPFTGDPYNERTSGNW
- a CDS encoding LCP family protein; its protein translation is MTIQRSSAEENQSGKASKPGKRISQNSKSGRWLWFWVGMSGIAMVSATAGALLAVSLTSTPLQQAQLSPQEEAVFDGDRISGGGLRFSQLTRPVNLLIMGMSVLPPDVQNPPVESKNLRYLPQLNSFDGLSDVMLLVKFDPDTKKVVMLSVPRDTRTEIEGYGVKKINAANVDGGPALTAKTVSNLLGGVGIDRYVRINVLGVAKLIDALGGVTVYVPKDMKYQDDSQHLYINLKAGKQHLNGDQVLQLLRFRHDELGDIGRIQRQQMVMRALMDQTLNPATVAQLPKVLDVVKEHIDTNLTVEELVALVGFGMRTNRSNMQMLMLPGRFSEKREFDASYWLPNQNAIAKLMTQHFGLESQEAQQEQLSDPSSLRVAIQDSTGGDRSNIRPLIRALEKAGYRNVYVSKPWGEPLEVTHIVAQQGDGNSAQSIRDTLGFGEVRVESTGNISSDISIQIGQDWLQQKAIFEKSTNP
- a CDS encoding AI-2E family transporter; this translates as MQTRKLLNWWQTLAPIARIGAIALFAPLLVLNSWAISTIFNYFHSLIVILVGASVLAFLLNYPVSWMEHHGARREQVAILVFLLALSILLALGVTLFPLALTQAQQLVARLPELIDSGRSQLMLLNEKAELFGIPINLDALVVQINDRVKGQLQAIAGQVLNLAVVTFTSLLDILLTMVLTFYLLQHGGELWQSLVEWLPSKFRDPFSRTVRLSFQNFFITQLILSTCMASALIPTFLWLKVPFGLLFGLTIGVMALVPFGGSVGIALTTLLVALQDFSMGVRVLIAAVIVQQILENLIAPRILGSFTGLNPVWILISVLTGARIGGLLGVIVAVPTAVVIKTALSALRPKVLSNDTDDSPTGEITTSVATSESPKADSKTSLSVSEATLP
- a CDS encoding S8 family serine peptidase — encoded protein: MGKKLTWIILGLSASCLSAPVIASALESSLGTNGIDALKLHKPPYNLIGRKIAIGQVEIGRPGMFGWDKAVSKNRAISLAAVFLRNGPAKSNNGVDPHAYNVAGVMVSQDKALPGVAPGARLYSSAVGSTKNMGQPEECLSAQHIALQNSGDVRAINFSFGEPLSRDPRPEAALDGNALLTLCIDWSSRAHDVLYAIAGNQGKGGIPIPTDNFNGVNVAFSSRRGGIFNKVDVSNLAGANQGVSGRLAGREFNLGGRRAISLVAPGSNIPLLNPDGKLNKATGTSFATPHVTATVALLQEFSDRQSRIKQPNWSTDGRRHQVMKAVLLNSADKIQDSGDGLRLGMSRTLIDKQNQDWLASDAYKDPTIPLDAQMGAGHLNAFRAYQQFSAGEWQPSTTVPAIGWDYRTVNAGVSVEYALAKPLKQNSFVAITLAWDRLVELNDNNKNQQYDVGESFRDRGLNNLDLYLVKADAQNTDAGTVCSSISPIDSVEHIFCPVPATGNYKIRVQFRQKVNEATQPYALAWWAAP
- the rpe gene encoding ribulose-phosphate 3-epimerase is translated as MTQNLSQKPIVISPSILSADFSRLGDEIRAVDAAGADWIHVDVMDGRFVPNITIGPLIVEAIRPVTTKPLDVHLMIVEPEKYVEGFAKAGADIISVHAEHNASPHLHRTLGQIKELGKKAGVVLNPGTPLELIEYVLDLCDLVLIMSVNPGFGGQSFIPGVLPKIRKLRQMCDERGLDPWIEVDGGLKANNTWQVLEAGANAIVAGSAVFNAKDYAEAITNIRNSKRPAPELAKV
- a CDS encoding HpsJ family protein, translated to MTKSNSEKFIPLVQELQEFAFTQIGSIAILRILGYGLLLLALFDIVEMFVPPNFMNPAWEFQTFGAIVERVPVPLIGLVFVFFGEMHSRTKWEFLIVKLLSWLTIVIAVLFLLLIPLAIGNTVRLSNQSATQITNASKQQISQAEQVEKRLSAATPEQINNFLRSQGRTVEGKRPEEIKSQILLELSKAKIQIKNQAQNTQSSQKLNLIKSSVKWNLGALVSGALFFSLWKGTQWARMSK
- the crtA gene encoding cyanoexosortase A, giving the protein MKFTNFTPVKTLKNSEFWLLGIAASLIAIIVTLTWKSGDISQLGMSILFLFAVISFLGEKRDELTLESGIFSSFLGAFLIAVVLWQSIFLPKGEQIAVFTHLSPLISAIAVGLLASGLKGLKQYWQELTILFFLGVPKLVLTSLTDISPITAKFSTLLLWYSGFDVSLQQSIYINLPTGSIKVYSGCSGVELISHLLGLSVIALLMFPLERKKRIVVPIGAVLIAFIVNGIRVALLAVIVTKQQSFDYWHQGDGSRLFGMIAVLILGLFYFFLLKQEEGKKQGNAES
- a CDS encoding CsbD family protein; protein product: MSIEDRAKAAAKNVEGKAQEALGNVTGDPEDKTEGKAKQAESEVRHGIEDVKDNVKKKID